A stretch of the Bos indicus isolate NIAB-ARS_2022 breed Sahiwal x Tharparkar chromosome 13, NIAB-ARS_B.indTharparkar_mat_pri_1.0, whole genome shotgun sequence genome encodes the following:
- the GTPBP4 gene encoding GTP-binding protein 4 isoform X1, which produces MAHYNFKKITVVPSAKDFIDLTLSKTQRKTPTVIHKHYQIHRIRHFYMRKVKFTQQNYHDRLSQILTDFPKLDDIHPFYADLMNILYDKDHYKLALGQINIAKNLVDNVAKDYVRLMKYGDSLYRCKQLKRAALGRMCTIIKRQKQSLEYLEQVRQHLSRLPTIDPNTRTLLLCGYPNVGKSSFINKVTRADVDVQPYAFTTKSLFVGHMDYKYLRWQVVDTPGILDHPLEDRNTIEMQAITALAHLRAAVLYVMDLSEQCGHGLAEQLELFRNLRPLFVNKPLIVVANKCDVKKISELSEDNQKIFLDLQAEGFPVVETSTLTEEGVIRVKTEACDRLLAHRVETKMKGNKVNEVLNRLHLAVPSRRDDKERPPFIPEGVVARRKRMELGEPKRRRERDLELEMGDDYILDLQKYWDIMNSSEKYDKIPEIWEGHNIADYIDPDIMQKLDELEKEEELRTAAGEYDSESESEDEEMAEIRQLAKQIREKKKLKILQSREKDTQGPRMPRTAKKVQRKVLEDEMRSLGVDMDDKDNAHYAVQARRSRSITRKRKREDSVLPASVTRSHSCSRPPRDVSGLRDVKMVKKAKTMMKNAQKKMNRLGKKGEADRHVFDMKPKHLLSGKRKAGKKDRR; this is translated from the exons ATGGCGCACTACAACTTCAAGAAGATCACGGTGGTGCCGTCCGCCAAG GACTTTATTGACCTGACATTATCGAAGACTCAACGAAAGACTCCGACAGTTATCCACAAACATTACCAAATCCATCGCATTAGACATTTTTATATGAGGAAAGTCAAATTTACTCAGCAGAATTACCATGACAGACTCTCACAAATTCTAACCGATTTCCCCAAATTGGAT GATATTCATCCATTTTATGCAGATTTGATGAACATTCTCTATGACAAGGATCATTACAAGTTGGCTCTAGGACAAATAAACATTGCCAAAAATTTAGTGGACAA cgTTGCAAAAGATTATGTGCGGCTCATGAAATACGGTGATTCTCTGTACCGCTGCAAGCAACTGAAACGCGCTGCTCTCGGGCGGATGTGTACTATTATTAAAAGACAGAAGCAGAGTTTGGAATATTTGGAACAAG TGCGTCAGCATCTGTCCCGTCTGCCCACCATTGACCCGAACACGAGGACCTTACTTCTGTGCGGGTACCCCAACGTTGGCAAGTCCAGCTTCATCAACAAG GTGACGAGAGCAGATGTGGATGTCCAGCCCTATGCCTTCACCACCAAGTCTCTGTTTGTGGGGCACATGGATTACAAGTATCTGCGCTGGCAG GTGGTGGACACCCCTGGGATCCTGGACCACCCTCTGGAGGACCGCAACACCATCGAGATGCAGGCCATCACGGCGCTGGCCCACCTGCGAGCCGCGGTGCTGTACGTGATGGACCTGTCAGAGCAGTGTGGCCATGGGCTCGCGGAGCAGCTGGAACTCTTCCGGAACCTCAGGCCACTCTTTGTCAACAAG CCTCTTATCGTCGTAGCAAACAAATGTGATGTGAAGAAGATCTCTGAGCTTTCTGAGGACAATCAG AAAATATTTCTAGACCTGCAGGCGGAAGGCTTTCCTGTGGTGGAGACCAGTACACTGACGGAGGAGGGGGTTATCAGAGTGAAGACAGAG GCTTGTGACAGGCTTTTAGCTCATCGTGTTGAAACCAAAATGAAGGGAAATAAAGTGAATGAGGTGCTGAACAGACTGCACTTGGCTGTTCCCAGCAGGAGAGATGACAAG GAGAGGCCCCCGTTCATCCCTGAAGGCGTGGTGGCACGCAGGAAGAGGATGGAGCTCGGGGAGCCAAAGAGGAGGCGG GAACGGGACCTGGAACTGGAGATGGGAGATGATTATATTCTGGATCTTCAAA AGTACTGGGATATAATGAATTCATCTGAGAAATACGACAAGATCCCTGAGATCTGGGAAGGCCATAACATAGCCGACTATATCGACCCTGACATCATGCAG aaattggatgagttagaaaaagaagaagaactaagaaCAGCTGCTGGAGAATATGACAGTGAATCTGAAAGTGAAGATGAAGAAATGGCGGAGATTCGACAGCTGGCAAAACagattagggaaaaaaagaagctgaAGATTCTACAGTCCAGAGAGAAGGACACACAGGGGCCCAGGATGCCTCGGACGGCCAAGAAG GTTCAGCGGAAGGTGTTGGAGGATGAGATGCGCAGTCTTGGTGTTGATATGGACGACAAAGACAAT GCCCATTATGCAGTCCAGGCCAGAAGGTCTCGGAGCATCACCAGGAAGAGGAAGCGGGAAGACTCTGTCCTGCCCGCCTCTGTGACCCGCAGTCACAGCTGTTCTCGGCCTCCACGTGATGTCTCTGGTCTCCGGGATGTCAAG ATGGTGAAGAAAGCCAAGACAATGATGAAGAATGCTCAGAAGAAGATGAATCGCTTGGGGAAGAAAGGGGAGGCAGACAGACATGTGTTTGACATGAAACCGAAGCATTTGCTCTCAGGAAAGAGGAAAGCTGGTAAAAAGGACAGGAGATAG
- the GTPBP4 gene encoding GTP-binding protein 4 isoform X2, whose product MAHYNFKKITVVPSAKDFIDLTLSKTQRKTPTVIHKHYQIHRIRHFYMRKVKFTQQNYHDRLSQILTDFPKLDDIHPFYADLMNILYDKDHYKLALGQINIAKNLVDNVAKDYVRLMKYGDSLYRCKQLKRAALGRMCTIIKRQKQSLEYLEQVRQHLSRLPTIDPNTRTLLLCGYPNVGKSSFINKVTRADVDVQPYAFTTKSLFVGHMDYKYLRWQVVDTPGILDHPLEDRNTIEMQAITALAHLRAAVLYVMDLSEQCGHGLAEQLELFRNLRPLFVNKPLIVVANKCDVKKISELSEDNQERPPFIPEGVVARRKRMELGEPKRRRERDLELEMGDDYILDLQKYWDIMNSSEKYDKIPEIWEGHNIADYIDPDIMQKLDELEKEEELRTAAGEYDSESESEDEEMAEIRQLAKQIREKKKLKILQSREKDTQGPRMPRTAKKVQRKVLEDEMRSLGVDMDDKDNAHYAVQARRSRSITRKRKREDSVLPASVTRSHSCSRPPRDVSGLRDVKMVKKAKTMMKNAQKKMNRLGKKGEADRHVFDMKPKHLLSGKRKAGKKDRR is encoded by the exons ATGGCGCACTACAACTTCAAGAAGATCACGGTGGTGCCGTCCGCCAAG GACTTTATTGACCTGACATTATCGAAGACTCAACGAAAGACTCCGACAGTTATCCACAAACATTACCAAATCCATCGCATTAGACATTTTTATATGAGGAAAGTCAAATTTACTCAGCAGAATTACCATGACAGACTCTCACAAATTCTAACCGATTTCCCCAAATTGGAT GATATTCATCCATTTTATGCAGATTTGATGAACATTCTCTATGACAAGGATCATTACAAGTTGGCTCTAGGACAAATAAACATTGCCAAAAATTTAGTGGACAA cgTTGCAAAAGATTATGTGCGGCTCATGAAATACGGTGATTCTCTGTACCGCTGCAAGCAACTGAAACGCGCTGCTCTCGGGCGGATGTGTACTATTATTAAAAGACAGAAGCAGAGTTTGGAATATTTGGAACAAG TGCGTCAGCATCTGTCCCGTCTGCCCACCATTGACCCGAACACGAGGACCTTACTTCTGTGCGGGTACCCCAACGTTGGCAAGTCCAGCTTCATCAACAAG GTGACGAGAGCAGATGTGGATGTCCAGCCCTATGCCTTCACCACCAAGTCTCTGTTTGTGGGGCACATGGATTACAAGTATCTGCGCTGGCAG GTGGTGGACACCCCTGGGATCCTGGACCACCCTCTGGAGGACCGCAACACCATCGAGATGCAGGCCATCACGGCGCTGGCCCACCTGCGAGCCGCGGTGCTGTACGTGATGGACCTGTCAGAGCAGTGTGGCCATGGGCTCGCGGAGCAGCTGGAACTCTTCCGGAACCTCAGGCCACTCTTTGTCAACAAG CCTCTTATCGTCGTAGCAAACAAATGTGATGTGAAGAAGATCTCTGAGCTTTCTGAGGACAATCAG GAGAGGCCCCCGTTCATCCCTGAAGGCGTGGTGGCACGCAGGAAGAGGATGGAGCTCGGGGAGCCAAAGAGGAGGCGG GAACGGGACCTGGAACTGGAGATGGGAGATGATTATATTCTGGATCTTCAAA AGTACTGGGATATAATGAATTCATCTGAGAAATACGACAAGATCCCTGAGATCTGGGAAGGCCATAACATAGCCGACTATATCGACCCTGACATCATGCAG aaattggatgagttagaaaaagaagaagaactaagaaCAGCTGCTGGAGAATATGACAGTGAATCTGAAAGTGAAGATGAAGAAATGGCGGAGATTCGACAGCTGGCAAAACagattagggaaaaaaagaagctgaAGATTCTACAGTCCAGAGAGAAGGACACACAGGGGCCCAGGATGCCTCGGACGGCCAAGAAG GTTCAGCGGAAGGTGTTGGAGGATGAGATGCGCAGTCTTGGTGTTGATATGGACGACAAAGACAAT GCCCATTATGCAGTCCAGGCCAGAAGGTCTCGGAGCATCACCAGGAAGAGGAAGCGGGAAGACTCTGTCCTGCCCGCCTCTGTGACCCGCAGTCACAGCTGTTCTCGGCCTCCACGTGATGTCTCTGGTCTCCGGGATGTCAAG ATGGTGAAGAAAGCCAAGACAATGATGAAGAATGCTCAGAAGAAGATGAATCGCTTGGGGAAGAAAGGGGAGGCAGACAGACATGTGTTTGACATGAAACCGAAGCATTTGCTCTCAGGAAAGAGGAAAGCTGGTAAAAAGGACAGGAGATAG